In the Malus domestica chromosome 16, GDT2T_hap1 genome, one interval contains:
- the LOC103453841 gene encoding uncharacterized protein produces MEEMSRVYLWNRVFECISIPVKFMGKTWENFWESLRKWKGAGGALGEEKGSWPEEVEFSHFCSQFWGGLGLSGVVSVLFTGMLMFFFFLCVFGLLGSTWICTETIFTATTVIVVLRLLTKEAKVLFGTRGFSAFQNPT; encoded by the exons ATGGAGGAGATGAGCCGAGTGTATCTGTGGAACCGGGTGTTTGAGTGTATCTCAATACCCGTAAAGTTCATGGGTAAAACCTGGGAAAATTTCTGGGAAAGCCTGAGGAAGTGGAAGGGAGCTGGAGGTGCATTAGGGGAAGAGAAAGGGAGTTGGCCTGAGGAAGTCGAATTCAGTCATTTTTGTAGTCAATTTTGGG GTGGTCTTGGCCTGTCTGGTGTTGTGTCAGTATTGTTCACAGGAATG ctaatgttttttttcttcttgtgcgTATTTGGTCTACTTGGTTCGACTTGGATCTGCACAGAGACTATATTCACTGCAACCACTGTCATAGTGGTTCTCAGACTTCTGACG AAAGAAGCAAAAGTTTTGTTCGGAACAAGGGGTTTCTCGGCTTTCCAAAATCCAACATAG